Proteins encoded by one window of Candidatus Neomarinimicrobiota bacterium:
- a CDS encoding ornithine cyclodeaminase family protein codes for MMRIVNLEEIKSVLPHINLVEEIERGFAAYSKGDVVVPPVGEMHFDVPPGDVHIKYGYIKNDDVYVIKIASGFSRNSDLGLPGGNGMMLIFNQKTGQPLAVLKDESYLTDVRTAVAGAICAKHLAPKNVKKIGIIGTGVQGKMQLKYLNSIIDCESAIVWGRSKISLLKYQSNMKDSGYEITTTIDMDHIIDQCQLIITCTASEVPLIHRVKPGTHITAMGSDTMTKQELASSILSQADLVVADSRSQCELRGEIHQAIKNGFTMNDVVEIGEIIYGKCNGRKNDDEITIADLTGVAVQDIQISKAVLNYL; via the coding sequence GTGATGCGAATTGTTAATCTAGAAGAGATCAAATCAGTTCTTCCCCACATCAATTTAGTGGAGGAGATCGAAAGGGGCTTCGCCGCTTATTCTAAGGGTGATGTGGTAGTGCCACCAGTAGGTGAGATGCATTTTGACGTACCACCCGGTGATGTCCATATTAAGTATGGTTATATCAAAAATGATGATGTATATGTTATAAAAATTGCTTCGGGTTTTTCTCGTAATTCTGATTTGGGCCTCCCAGGCGGCAATGGAATGATGTTGATTTTCAACCAAAAAACTGGTCAGCCGTTGGCAGTATTGAAGGATGAATCCTATCTAACGGATGTCCGTACTGCCGTCGCCGGTGCCATCTGCGCCAAACATTTGGCTCCAAAAAACGTGAAAAAAATTGGCATTATTGGCACGGGGGTTCAGGGTAAAATGCAGCTTAAATATTTAAACAGTATCATTGATTGTGAATCCGCCATTGTTTGGGGGAGAAGCAAGATATCCTTGTTAAAATATCAATCGAATATGAAAGATAGTGGTTATGAAATCACAACAACAATTGACATGGATCATATTATAGATCAGTGCCAATTGATTATCACTTGTACCGCGAGTGAAGTGCCATTGATCCATCGTGTAAAACCGGGAACCCACATTACTGCAATGGGATCGGATACAATGACTAAGCAAGAGTTGGCATCATCCATACTTTCTCAAGCAGACCTTGTGGTGGCGGATAGCAGATCCCAATGTGAATTAAGGGGAGAAATTCACCAAGCAATAAAAAATGGTTTTACCATGAATGATGTGGTTGAAATTGGCGAAATTATCTATGGAAAATGCAATGGCAGGAAAAATGATGATGAGATTACCATTGCGGATTTGACTGGCGTAGCAGTTCAGGATATACAGATTTCCAAAGCAGTTTTGAATTATTTATGA